In Rhodococcus pseudokoreensis, the DNA window ACCACTGCTTCGACGGATAGCCCGGTGTGAATGTGCACGCCGGACGCTTCGTGCACGCGTCGCAGTGCGTTGCCGAATTCCTCCCCGAGGGGGCGGATCATCGGGACGGCCATCGGCTCGACGATGTGGACCTCGCACCCGAGTTTGCGGGCGGTCGCTGCGGTCTCGCAGCCGATGAATCCTCCGCCGACGACGATCACCCGGGTTCCCGGGTGCAGCTCGGCGCGCAGTCCGATGGCGTCGTCGAGGGTGCGGATCACGTGGCGCCCGGACTGTGGGCCGGGCAGGTCCAGACGCCGGGGGCGCAGGCCGGTGGCGACGACCAATCCGTCGTAGTTCAGCACCTCGCCGTCGGCGAGGGTGACGGTCTTGGCCCCGAGATCGCTGGAGACGGCCGGGGATCCGAGTCGCCAGCGAACGTCGGCGATGCTTTTGCGCTGCCGGAAGGCAACCGAGGAATGCCAGTGGTCGAGGGTGGAGTTCTGGTCGTCGCGTTCGGCGGCGAGCACGTCCTTCGACAGGGGCGGGCGGTTGTACGGCATATGCTTTTCGTCGCCGACGATGGTGACGACTCCGTCGAACTTGTTGGCGATCAGCTGTTCGGCTGCGCGCAGACCGCCCATCGATCCACCGACGATGACCACGTGCGAAGGCATCGGGTCAGCTCTCGTCGAGGAAGATCGCTTGCACGGGGCAGACGTCGGCGGCCTCTTCCACCTCGTCGCGCTGGGAGTCCTCGGGGTGCTTGTCGTACACAAGCTTCCCGTCGTCGCCCATCTGGAAGACCTTGGGCGCGGCGATGGCGCACTGCCCGTGGTCCTGGCACATTCCGTAGTCGACGCGAACGTCCATTTCTTTACCTCTCTTACCGAAAACGAAGTGATGGTGGTGCGTGTCAACCGCGCTCGAACGCGATCGGCAGGAAGATCGGGCCGGTGTTGCCGCTGAGCGGCAGCCAGGTGGCGATACCGTCGATGGTCGGATTCTTCAGCCGCTGGGCGAGCAGGGGCAGTGCCTCGCTCATGTCGGAGCGGGCGACGAAGTGTCCGAGACAGTGGTGTGCGCCGCCACCGAAACCGAAGTGCGGCACCCGCTGAGCGGTCAGATCGAAGGGCTCGCCCTCGATCACTCGCGGGTCGGTACCGGCGGATTCGGACAACAGATGGATGGTGGTGCCGGCCTTGATCTCGAGCCCTTGGTACTCGAAGTCCTCGAGCGCCTCGCGGGTCACCCAGGTGACGGTCGGGTTGACGCGCATAACCTCTTCGACCGCCGCCTTGCCCAGCTCTGGGCGTTCGGCGAGCAGCTTCCACTGGTCGGGGTACTTCATGAACGTTTGCAAAGCGAGGCCCAGCTGGTTGCGGGTGGTGTCCATCCCGCCGAAAATCAGCAGGACCAGCGACACACGCAGCTCGTCGTGGCTGAGGTGTTCGCCGTCCCGTTCGGCCAGTACGAGCCGGCTGACGAAGTCGTCGCCCGGGTTCTTGCGGCGGTCGGCGATCAGTTCGTCGGCATAGGCGTATAGGCCTTCGAGCGCGGCCTCGACCTTGGCGAGGTCCTGCTTGAGCGTGACTCCCAGGGCCAGGCCGATGTCGTTGGACCAGGCGGCGATCTTCTTCCATTCGCTCTCGGGGATGCCGAGCATGATCGCGATGACGCGGGCCGCGTAGGGTTCGGCGAACTCGGAGGCGAAATCGCATCGGCCGCGGTCGTGGAACTCGTCGATCAGCTCGTTCGCGAGCGACTGGAACCTGGGAACCAGGCCGCCGATGAGCTTCGGGGAGAACGCGGGGTTCATCAGTCGGCGCAGGCGATGGTGGTCGTCGCCCTCGAGGTTGAGCAGCGCGCTCGACCACCAGTGTGCGAACGGGCCTTCGTTGACTCCGTTGTGCGCCGGCCAGGCCCAGCTGCCCTGCCGCAGGCGCCTGTCCTTCATCAGCTTGCTGACCTCGTCATACCGCAGGACGGCGAGTCCGTAGCTGGTGTGGGCGAACCAGCTGGCCTCACGCGCCTGGCGGACGGCATCGGACTGGACCGAGAAGGTGGGGTCCGCCAGGTTGAGAAACGGTGCGTCGGTCAGTTGATCAGTGGGCATCGGTGGCTCCTGCGGGTTCGGGCTGAGGGTCGGGAGAAGTCGAGTGGGTGAGGCTGGGACGCTTGGGGATCGCGTCGCCGAAGGGCGCGGTTCCGTTGCTGTGGGAGCGGGCGAGGGCCATGTAGAGCAGGCCGGAGCCGATGACCGCGGCGCACAGCAGGGCGACGACGTAGTTGTCGTACCAGGGAGCGTCGGGTGTGCGTGGCCAGCTGATGTTGACGATGGCGGCGACGCCGTAGACGAGTGCGCCGACGTTGACCGGCATGGCCCACTTGCCGAGCTGGTACTTGCCGTTCGGGGTCCAGCCCTTGACGCGGGCACGCAGCGCGGCGAAGACCACCATTTGGAAGGCGATATAGATGCCGATGGCGCCGAAGCTGATCAGCTTGGTCAGGGCGTCGGTGGACACCGCCGACCCGATGATCAGGATGCCGGGGACGACTGCGGCGAACAGCAGCGCGTAGGGAGGGACGGCGCGGCGGTGATCGAACTTCGACCAGAGCCTGCTGCCGACGATCATTCCGTCGCGGGCGTAGGAGTAGATCAGTCGGCTCGCCGCCGCCTGCAGGCTCAGTGCGCAGGAGACGAACGAGATCAGCACGACGACAATCACGATCTTAGAGCCCACCGGACCGAACGCGTCGCTGAGGATTGTCGCGACCGGATCCGCGTCCTCGCCGCTGATGACGGCGCCGAAGTCGACCACGGACAGGATCAGGCTCAGGCACACGAAGGTCGCCGCGGCGCCGCCGATGTAGATGGTGCGGCGCATGGACTTCGGGATTTGCAGGCCGGGGTTCTCGACTTCCTCGGCGACGTCGCCGCAGGCCTCGAAACCGTAGTACTGAAAGACGCCGATCAGGCTGGCGGCGAGGAACGCATACAGGAAGCTGTGCGATCCTTGCGCCCCGAAACTGTCGAAGAGGACTCCCAGTCCGTGGTGGCGCTCGGTGAACAACAACCAGATTCCGACAACGAGCGCGCCGAGAAGCTCAGCCCCGAATCCGAAGATAGCGGCGTAGCCCAGGACCTTGGTACCACCGAAATTGATGACGGTTGCCAGAATCAGCACTGCGAGGGCACACGTGATGGTCGTGGTCACCGAGGGCGTAAAACCGACCACGGTGGCAACGAACGGACCCGCGCCGTAGGCGACGCCGGCGATCGTGGCGAGCAGGGCGAACAGGTAGACCCAGCCCGTCATCCACGCCCACTTTCGGCCCCACAGGCGGCGCGCCCAGGGGTAGACACCGCCGGCTACCGGGAATTGTGCGACGACCTCGCTGAAGACCAGGGCCACCAGGAATTGGCCGATACCGGCGATCAGCAGGCTCCAGATCATCGGCGGTCCGGCAGCGACCAGCGCGATCGCGAAGACGGTGTAGATGCCGACCACCGGGGACAGATAGGTGAAGCCGAGGGAAAAATTCGCCCACAGGCTCATATCTCGTTTGAACTCGGATTCGAAGCCGAGGGCGGCAAGTTGGGCGTCGTCGTCGGAAATGGCGTCGTCAGGACGCAGGGGAGGCATTTGGGACACGGGACTCGTTCTTTCGTCGGGGGTACCGCGGGGCCGTGAGGGGGTGAACGGTTTTGTGGGGCCGGTCACATCGATGTCTTAAACATATACAGTAATAGTTCATATTTCAAGACATCGGCGTTACGATCTTGTTAGCTCGACGACCTCAGGGGGTACCGGTGCCGATCGACCAGCTCGGAGGCTTGACCGCGCTCGGCGCTGTCCTCTCCCCGCTCGATGGCGGCGGCCCCCGCACGGATGCGGTCGTCCAGCGCATCTCCGCCGCTATCGGGCTCGGCGTGATGGTCGACGGCGAGCAGCTGCCGCCCGAATTGGACCTCGCCAGCCAACTCGGCGTCTCCACGGTGACCCTGCGCGAGGCGCTGGCGGTGCTCCGCAACGAGGGGCTCGTGTACACCAAGCGCGGACGCGGCGGGGGCAGCTTCGTCAAGGCATCGGCCGACGTCGTCCAGAGCAACTCGCTGACCAGGCTGCAGCAGCTGAGTGTGGAGGAACTGCGGGACATCGGTGACGAACACTTCGCGGTCTCCGGCGCAGCCGCCGCCCTGGCGGCCCGTCGGAGCCTGACCACCGACGTGGCCCGGTTGCGGGGTCTGGTGACCCGAATGCGGGAAACTGCCGAACCGTTCCAGTGCCGGCGCGCCGACAGCCGCTTCCACATCGAGGTCGCGGTGAGCTCGCAGTCGTCGCGATTGACCCGGACCGAGGTCAGCCTGCAAGCTGAGTTGTCGGCAATGATCTGGCTTCCGCAGGTTGCAGTCGACCCGGCCGCGGAAGCCGATTCCCACCATGCTCTGGTGGATGCGATCGAAGCCGAGAATCCGGATCTGGCACGGGAACTGGCAGAATTCCACAGCACCACCCACCTTCGCAGCCTGATCAAACTACGTATGGAGCTGAGGAACGAATGAGTCCCGTCGATGACTCTCGGCTGCAGGCAGCGGTCGACTCGGTCGGGGAAGCGACGACGGACCTCGTCGAGGTCATCTACACTTCCCTCGTCGCGATCGGCGACGCATTGATCGAGCTGTGGACCAGGCTGCAGGCCGACGGAACGTCACCCCGATCGTCGGATCTCGAGTCGCTCAAGAGCACCGTGGTCGGCGAACTCGACGCCCGGGGCCCGCTGTTCAACGGCGCGGGCGTGGTCATGGCCGTTGGCAGCCTCGCCGATCGGCGACGATATCTCGAATGGTGGCGCGCCGACGGGGGCGGCCGCCCCGTTTCACAGCGGCTGGTTCTCGACCTCAATCCGCGCAGTGAGTACTACTACGACTACTCCGACATGGAATGGTTCACCATTCCCCGCGATCGGAACGAGAAGTGGGTCTACGGACCATATCTCGACTACACCGGCGTCGACCTGTATGTGTGCACCTTCGCGGTTCCGATCAGGCTCAGCGATGGAACATTCCTGGGTGTCGCCGGCGCCGACGTGCCCGTGGCCAGCATCGAATCAAGGCTGTGGCCGCAGTTCCGCCGCGCGGAATCCGGTCTGGTCCTCGTCAATGCCGACGGTCGGGTCATCGTAGGTAACGATCCGGAGTACATCACTGGTTCGAAGGTCGCTTCCGTGGCCCGTTCCGGCGCAGCGGTGCCGGTGCGGGCCACTCCGTGGTCGCTGGTACCGCTTCACTCGGCGGACTAGACCCGACACGAGGTGGTCGACTTGCCGCGGCCACGGACATCGATCGCCGTCATCCTGCACTCGGACCATGGCGGCGAAATCATTGGCCACCCGATTCTTCGGACCGGGTGTAGACGACGTGAGGCCGGGCGCGCTGATCGAGCGTCGCCCGGCCTCAACCAGGGATCCAGTTGTGCTGGAGTTCCTTACACCGCGGGTGTGGTTCGGCTTCCGCATTTCGCCGCGGCATGCGCCGTTGAATGCTCGACGAACGAGCGGAACAAAGCCTCTCGATCCTCAGCCGACCCATCCGTGTCTTCCGGATGCCACTGCACACCCACGATCCATTTGCTTTCGTGTTCCACTGCCTCGACCACACCGTCTACACCACGGGCCACCACCCGTAAGCCCGCACCGACCTCGTTGACTGCCTGGTGATGTCCGTTGCGGACGATCATTCGCGATCGTGACAGGATCCGCGCAAGGCGCGAGTCTTCGG includes these proteins:
- a CDS encoding NAD(P)/FAD-dependent oxidoreductase, with product MPSHVVIVGGSMGGLRAAEQLIANKFDGVVTIVGDEKHMPYNRPPLSKDVLAAERDDQNSTLDHWHSSVAFRQRKSIADVRWRLGSPAVSSDLGAKTVTLADGEVLNYDGLVVATGLRPRRLDLPGPQSGRHVIRTLDDAIGLRAELHPGTRVIVVGGGFIGCETAATARKLGCEVHIVEPMAVPMIRPLGEEFGNALRRVHEASGVHIHTGLSVEAVVAAAEDTSRLSAVILTDGTRLGADVLVESVGSHPNVEWLDGNGLDLGNGVLCDNHMRVESRPEVVAVGDIARFPDPATGNIPRRIEHWCIPTDTAKRAAATLIAHLSDEPCPDVPFSPLPSFWSDQFGLRLQGYGSPGDADHISVLEGDLSAPVDQDPSALDGTVVGYYQGSRLVGVVMLSPSPVTARNYREAVETSRAAVLTS
- a CDS encoding ferredoxin, coding for MDVRVDYGMCQDHGQCAIAAPKVFQMGDDGKLVYDKHPEDSQRDEVEEAADVCPVQAIFLDES
- a CDS encoding cytochrome P450, producing the protein MPTDQLTDAPFLNLADPTFSVQSDAVRQAREASWFAHTSYGLAVLRYDEVSKLMKDRRLRQGSWAWPAHNGVNEGPFAHWWSSALLNLEGDDHHRLRRLMNPAFSPKLIGGLVPRFQSLANELIDEFHDRGRCDFASEFAEPYAARVIAIMLGIPESEWKKIAAWSNDIGLALGVTLKQDLAKVEAALEGLYAYADELIADRRKNPGDDFVSRLVLAERDGEHLSHDELRVSLVLLIFGGMDTTRNQLGLALQTFMKYPDQWKLLAERPELGKAAVEEVMRVNPTVTWVTREALEDFEYQGLEIKAGTTIHLLSESAGTDPRVIEGEPFDLTAQRVPHFGFGGGAHHCLGHFVARSDMSEALPLLAQRLKNPTIDGIATWLPLSGNTGPIFLPIAFERG
- a CDS encoding APC family permease, whose product is MPPLRPDDAISDDDAQLAALGFESEFKRDMSLWANFSLGFTYLSPVVGIYTVFAIALVAAGPPMIWSLLIAGIGQFLVALVFSEVVAQFPVAGGVYPWARRLWGRKWAWMTGWVYLFALLATIAGVAYGAGPFVATVVGFTPSVTTTITCALAVLILATVINFGGTKVLGYAAIFGFGAELLGALVVGIWLLFTERHHGLGVLFDSFGAQGSHSFLYAFLAASLIGVFQYYGFEACGDVAEEVENPGLQIPKSMRRTIYIGGAAATFVCLSLILSVVDFGAVISGEDADPVATILSDAFGPVGSKIVIVVVLISFVSCALSLQAAASRLIYSYARDGMIVGSRLWSKFDHRRAVPPYALLFAAVVPGILIIGSAVSTDALTKLISFGAIGIYIAFQMVVFAALRARVKGWTPNGKYQLGKWAMPVNVGALVYGVAAIVNISWPRTPDAPWYDNYVVALLCAAVIGSGLLYMALARSHSNGTAPFGDAIPKRPSLTHSTSPDPQPEPAGATDAH
- a CDS encoding FadR/GntR family transcriptional regulator, which encodes MPIDQLGGLTALGAVLSPLDGGGPRTDAVVQRISAAIGLGVMVDGEQLPPELDLASQLGVSTVTLREALAVLRNEGLVYTKRGRGGGSFVKASADVVQSNSLTRLQQLSVEELRDIGDEHFAVSGAAAALAARRSLTTDVARLRGLVTRMRETAEPFQCRRADSRFHIEVAVSSQSSRLTRTEVSLQAELSAMIWLPQVAVDPAAEADSHHALVDAIEAENPDLARELAEFHSTTHLRSLIKLRMELRNE
- a CDS encoding cache domain-containing protein — its product is MSPVDDSRLQAAVDSVGEATTDLVEVIYTSLVAIGDALIELWTRLQADGTSPRSSDLESLKSTVVGELDARGPLFNGAGVVMAVGSLADRRRYLEWWRADGGGRPVSQRLVLDLNPRSEYYYDYSDMEWFTIPRDRNEKWVYGPYLDYTGVDLYVCTFAVPIRLSDGTFLGVAGADVPVASIESRLWPQFRRAESGLVLVNADGRVIVGNDPEYITGSKVASVARSGAAVPVRATPWSLVPLHSAD